In Ananas comosus cultivar F153 linkage group 14, ASM154086v1, whole genome shotgun sequence, the genomic stretch CTTTGAACAAAGGAAAACATAGGGTAGCTAAATGACGCCAAAGGGATTCTTTATGCACTCCTTTTGGAGGCAAAGTAAAGAAACTAATTAATGTGTGTTGTCACAGTGCCAATTTAGCTGTGCTTGTGCACGTGGTTTCAGGCGTAGTTACCTCTGGTAGAGCATTTTGCAAATAGAAAGGTTTAGAGCTTCTGTTTTGGTGGGAAGCTGTAATTAGATACCAGGCCCCAGAATGAAGCTCCAATTTGGAGTTTCTGTTTCCACCTTAGAGAGAAGCTGTTGGGGTGATTTTAATGTAGCGCCCGTTTGGCCACATGGTTAGAGCCGCGTTTGTGGCACGCaactgcaacaaagtgggaatGTGAGAAAGCTCCAAATCAGAGCTTTTCTCTGCTAGACATGCGGCACGGTCCCCGAGGGGGCCGCTCTGCTAGGCCTATCAAGGCCGTAGTGCTTCTTCTTGGAGCGCTGCTTAAACAGCATTAAACTGAATTTCGAAACCAAGATCTTCTTATTGTAACTGTCGTTCTTGTGCCTCCTACGGTTTTTACAGCATATATGTGATCGATCTGGGATCAGTTCATGGTACATTTGTCGCAAGTGAGAGACTGACAAAAGACAACCCAGTTGAGCTGGAAGTTGGGCAATCTTTGCGGTTCGCTGCGTCGACTAGAAGTTACATTTTACGCAAGAACGCAGCTGCTCTTTTCCCGAAACCCGCAATTTCTACTGAGCTAAATTTACCTTCCCCTCCCGACCCCAATGATGAAGACGGTGTTGTAGCATATAATACGATACTCAACCGCTATGGGATCAGTAAATCCGATCTCTCCTCGAATTCGAAAAGCACATCAAGCGGAACTGACGACAACCGTATGCAAGGAAGACCTGCTAAGAGAAGTAAAAGGCTAAGCGTCGCATTCAAGGATCAGGTCGGAGGAGAATTGGTCGAAGTAGTTGGAATATCGGACGGTGCGGATGTCGAGACCGAGCCTGGCCCTATCGGCGTAAAGGAAGGGAGTCTTGTGGGCAAATACGAATCCCTCATACAAATTACAGTAATACCGAAAGGAAAGGAACAGGTGCCGCCGCCCACAGAAAATGTATCCCCCAAGGGTGTAACCGAAAAGCTCCAGCAAGTGTTGAACAAAGTGAAGAGCAATCCGAAAAGCGGGATTTACGACGGCCTTTACGGGGATTCCTTATCTGGTAAAGCTGCTTCTTCTTGGGCATACAAAGGCGCCGAAGAAAAGCCCGTGAGTGAAAAACCTGTTGTGATTACGGCAGATGAAACCGAAAGCGACGATTTGTTCGGCGATTCTTGATAATGGAGAAAAACTGCTCTTAAATGTTTGGGTTGTTCACGAGTACCCGATGAACACTGCGCGAGATCCCTGCTTTGCCTGAGAGATTTTTGTTTAATTCCCCAAAGTATGCCCTACAATACCTTATGTTGTTCGATAGCGGATTCGGATTGTATCGGCGACTCTTGAATGATGAATTAATTTTTCCTAGCTTGAAATGTGAACTGAATCAAACCTTTCCATTCTTTTGATTCGTCACTTGGAGCATCATCGGAGTTTACCTCTGTAGttgttttttgttatttaaacaactaaaaattctatataatttgatgttCTAGGATATGAACTTGTCTTTTGTTGTTGTGGTTCGGAAACTTGTAATGCTACTGGACCAAGTGGtggatgataatttttttaaagaaaaaatttgaaagcatgGCCCATTGTGCCATACTGTGCTAATAAGATTTAgcaacccctttttttttaaaaaaaaaatagccaaTAGTTACTTaacaaagtgtaaaatttttaatatatagagagagagagagagagagagagagagagagagagttgagctggaatgctatctgtagcaaatgggctctgttgccacctatttgttttcgatgatggagctttcaaatcgaggATCGGTGccattgaaaatgatctataccacttgaagtatctagaaaacaaatttcatacttttccgatattattgTCTtctccatcaagtgggcgtaaaaatgaacggctgaaaatgaatatcctttaaaaagtgatgataggaattttttaattaagatcgggagtatagattttgttctaaatagtttaaagaa encodes the following:
- the LOC109720540 gene encoding nuclear inhibitor of protein phosphatase 1 encodes the protein MYKGGLDRFKKAQSLEPFAVTLNSATKTSSNPPAEALASKNSLPTQNRLQQQAVSKPAAPEAVPPPPASHTTQIGGGQSSWQPPDWAIEPRPGVYYLEVLKDGEVIDRINLDKRRHIFGRQFPTCDFVLDHQSVSRQHAAVVPHKNGSIYVIDLGSVHGTFVASERLTKDNPVELEVGQSLRFAASTRSYILRKNAAALFPKPAISTELNLPSPPDPNDEDGVVAYNTILNRYGISKSDLSSNSKSTSSGTDDNRMQGRPAKRSKRLSVAFKDQVGGELVEVVGISDGADVETEPGPIGVKEGSLVGKYESLIQITVIPKGKEQVPPPTENVSPKGVTEKLQQVLNKVKSNPKSGIYDGLYGDSLSGKAASSWAYKGAEEKPVSEKPVVITADETESDDLFGDS